In a genomic window of Helianthus annuus cultivar XRQ/B chromosome 10, HanXRQr2.0-SUNRISE, whole genome shotgun sequence:
- the LOC110884987 gene encoding endoglucanase 25 — MSMYGRDPWGGPLEMNTADSATDDDRSRNLNDFDRASLSRRLDETQQSWLLGPGEQKKKKYVDLGCVVVSRKIFVWTVGLLLAAGFIAGFVVLLVKTVPRHHKHPPPKDNYTLALQKALMFFNAQKSGKLPRHNNVSWRGNSCMNDGKSDKSGAVLKDLVGGYYDAGDTIKFHFPKAFAMTMLSWSVIEYCAKYEAAGELNHVKEIIKWGTDYFLKTFNSTADSISQLVAQVGKGDTSGGTSDPNDHTCWMRPEDIDYPRPVTECSSCSDLAAEMAAALASASIVFKDNKAYSKKLVHGAATLWKFARDQRGSYSAGGSDAATFYNSSMYWDEFVWGGAWMYYATGNQSYLYLASHPKLAKHAGAFWGGPDYGVLSWDNKLTGAQVLLTRLRLFLSPGYPYEETLKTFHNQTSIIMCSYLPYFNSFNRTRGGLIQLNHGRPQPLQYVVNAAFLATLYSDYLDAADTPGWYCGPNFYSTNELRKFAESQIDYILGKNPRKMSYVVGYGNHYPKHVHHRGASIPKNKVKYNCKGGYKWRDSKKPNPHTIIGAMVAGPDKHDGFHDVRTNYNYTEPTLAGNAGLVAALVALSGDRTTKIDKNTIFSAVPPMFPTAPPPPAPWKP, encoded by the exons ATGAGTATGTACGGTAGGGATCCATGGGGCGGCCCATTAGAAATGAACACAGCAGACTCCGCCACCGACGACGACCGGAGCCGCAACCTGAACGACTTCGACCGCGCCTCATTGTCACGGCGGTTGGATGAGACGCAGCAAAGTTGGTTGTTGGGTCCTGGAgaacagaagaagaagaagtatgtGGATCTTGGGTGTGTTGTTGTCAGCCGTAAGATCTTTGTTTGGACGGTTGGATTGTTGCTTGCTGCTGGGTTTATTGCTGGGTTTGTTGTGTTGCTTGTTAAGACTGTTCCTAGGCATCATAAGCATCCACCTCCTAAGGATAATTATACGCTTGCGTTGCAAAAGGCTCTTATGTTTTTTAATGCCCAAAAGT CTGGAAAACTCCCGAGGCATAATAACGTTTCATGGAGGGGCAACTCCTGTATGAATGATGGCAAGTCGGATAAATCAGGAGCCGTGTTGAAAGATCTAGTGGGCGGGTATTACGATGCCGGAGACACAATAAAGTTTCACTTTCCTAAGGCTTTTGCCATGACCATGTTGAGTTGGAGCGTGATCGAATACTGTGCTAAATATGAAGCTGCGGGTGAGCTCAATCATGTTAAAGAGATTATCAAATGGGGCACTGATTACTTTCTCAAGACCTTCAATTCTACTGCCGATTCAATTAGCCAACTCGTAGCTCAG gttggAAAAGGTGACACGTCAGGCGGGACGAGTGATCCCAATGATCATACTTGTTGGATGAGACCCGAGGATATCGACTACCCTCGCCCCGTGACTGAATGCTCAAGTTGTTCTGATCTTGCTGCAGAAATGGCTGCTGCGTTAGCTTCTGCATCGATTGTTTTCAAGGACAATAAAGCGTACTCAAAGAAACTTGTGCACGGTGCCGCAACCCTTTGGAAGTTCGCTAGGGATCAACGCGGTAGTTATAGTGCTGGTGGTTCAGATGCTGCTACATTTTACAATTCTAGTATGTATTGGGATGAGTTCGTTTGGGGTGGAGCTTGGATGTACTACGCGACAGGTAATCAGTCTTATCTTTACCTTGCTAGTCACCCGAAACTTGCTAAGCATGCTGGTGCTTTCTGGGGTGGACCGGATTATGGTGTTCTTAGCTGGGATAATAAGCTTACTGGAGCTCAA GTACTACTTACTAGATTGAGATTGTTTTTGAGCCCTGGTTATCCGTATGAAGAAACATTGAAGACATTTCACAACCAAACAAGCATAATCATGTGTTCATACCTTCCATACTTCAATAGTTTTAACCGAACAAGAG GAGGGTTGATCCAGTTAAATCACGGTAGACCCCAGCCTCTTCAGTATGTGGTGAATGCAGCCTTCTTGGCTACACTGTATAGCGACTATCTTGATGCTGCCGATACTCCGGGGTGGTATTGTGGGCCCAATTTCTACTCAACCAACGAGCTACGTAAATTTGCAGAGAGCCAG ATTGACTACATTCTTGGCAAGAACCCAAGAAAAATGAGTTATGTCGTGGGTTACGGGAACCACTACCCGAAGCACGTGCACCATAGAGGCGCATCTATCCCCAAAAACAAAGTCAAATACAACTGTAAAGGAGGGTATAAATGGAGAGACTCTAAAAAACCAAACCCACACACCATCATCGGCGCAATGGTTGCAGGGCCAGACAAACACGACGGTTTCCATGACGTGCGTACAAACTACAACTACACCGAGCCAACTCTTGCTGGAAACGCCGGTCTAGTTGCAGCCCTGGTCGCCCTGTCAGGTGACAGAACAACCAAGATTGATAAAAACACTATTTTTTCAGCGGTGCCGCCAATGTTTCCGACTGCGCCACCACCACCAGCACCCTGGAAACCTTGA